The Tribolium castaneum strain GA2 chromosome 3, icTriCast1.1, whole genome shotgun sequence sequence ACGAAAATCCGAAAACCAAAAAGAGTTCCGCTCATCAGAATTCCGCCTCCGGCGGAATTGACCTCACCGATACCAGCGACGCCCAAGCCAACCACATCGGAACCGGAAATGGTGAACTCCAAAAGTAGAAAGGGGGacccatttaaaaattaattagtgaaTTAATGACATATTAATTGATAATTAATGACAATTAAATTGATAACGAccgattaatttaattgaaatttgatatcaaactttctcttttaattgaccttcgataattaattaatgacgaATTAATTGGATCATCAACTTTTTCTGGCGCCCTCTGGTGTTCAAACATTTTAGCGGGAAATTTAAATGTGACAGATCTCGGCGCCCTCTGGTGTTTAAGTTTTTCAGCGGGAAATTTAAATGTGACAGATCTCTGCGCCATCTAGTGTTCAATTTCgaaatcactttttttttagcgGTAAATTTGAATGTGTCGCTAAGCGGGGAATTACACCtaggtttcaataaaaaattaaaatatatcaaaattaGTTACAAATTAACGGAAAATTAATCACACATCAGCTTTATCTTGTTATTAGAGGTTCAATAAAaacgttattaaaaataaacatatatTTAAGAATCGCCCACACAATCATTCTACATCCTCGACGCCGCTTTCTTCTTCAGACTGGTCATCGTCCGATTCCGGGAACACAATTTTCCGTAAAAGGGAATTATAGGGTACCTTTTCCCGCCCTAAATGTATCCGTCTAGGACACCCCATATGTGTCCGGGGTAATATAGGTGTTTCACACCGCGTACACTTGAGTGTTACATTATAAATGTGCATATGTTTGTACCAGACTTTTTCTTCTAGCCTGGCGCACCACTTGCAGAGGATATTCTCCTCCTGTAACGCTCTATACGTGGTGAACCGCCTAAATGTTAGACGGTACTCCCCTCTGGAGTACAGGATTACACATTGTccatctaataataataaattcataTTGCGAAAATAgacttgtatttatttattaacttaccAAACATTTGTCACACAATTTAACACTTGGCACGTAAAAATGTATAGGTACTTGTGTCGCCGAAAGTCAGCTTTGAAAATGAGGAAAAAAGGGTTTGAAGGTGGtagtggtggtggtggtggtgatgTTGGTAGGGGATGAAATTTGAGAGAAAGATTTCTAATGGTTCGGTGAATCATCTTTTCTTTCATCAAAACAGCCAGACAGACGACTGTCTAGGTTACTAATTGTCGCTGCAAATCCTATAATCCTTTTGTCGCTATATCGTTTGGGATGCTTTTCAAACATCGGtacgaaatttaaataaaaaaaatataaataaatgtacttAAATTGATCCGTGAAGACCTTCTATATATACGTAATGTATATAAACATTGAAGTACGgaaacatttttagttttaaagcaCCGTTCACGGCTATTGTCACTGCCCTTCAGGTTGTggaaaaacacattttataaCGCAGTTCTTAAATCATTTGAAATCAATGTGTGATACAAGTTTTGATCGTGTGATATAGTATTATGATGAATGGCAACCgttatatgaaaaaaatgatattgttaGTAATTTAAGAATCGAGTATCGTCAAGGTATGCCTGATATGACTGAATTTGATGGTTTAAAGCCGACGTTAATAATTTTGGATGATTTAATGCGTGAAACAAATGGTGGTGTTGTGGATATATTTACAAAAGGTAGCCATCATCGAAATcttagtgttttttatattacgCAAAATCTGTTCCACCAAGGCAAAGGACAGAGAGACATTTCACTGAATGCAAACTACAttatatatttcaaaaaccccCGTGACAAGGCTCAAGTCAATTTTTTAGCCCGACAGATTTTTccagaaaatacaaaatttcttCAAGAAGCTTATAAGGATGCGACTATGAAACCGCATGGATATTTGTTAATCGATTTAAAACAGGATACGTCCGATGATTATCGTATTCGTACAAACATTTTACCCGATGAATCACCTACTTTTGCATATATACCTAAGAGACGTatgaaaaaagtataaatttaaaaaacgtgtTATTCATTTCTCAGTTGTATTTGAGATGTCGCGAACGTTAGCAAGAAACGCTgatcttttaaaattcttacATAAAACAACACCTGAATATcgtaaatcaattttaaatacagcgGACAAAAATCTGGTTCATTGTATTTGTGAATGCGCTCATAATACTTTGTTGGGTAAAGTTCCATTGAATCGTACAAAAaagtaaactaaaaaaacataaaaaagtgttgaGGGATTTAGTTAATCGAAAATTGTCTGTTCAGCAAAAGAAAAAGTTGATTGTTCAAAAAGGTGGTGCCTTCTTACCGTTATTGTTAGCGCCAATAATATCGGGTGTATTGGGTCATTTATTTCGTAAATAACGATAATGGAGCATGCTAAGAAAATGATAATGGTTGATCCAGGTGTATTTGAACGTATGCAAAGTGGTACCAGCAATCAACCAAACATCATAAATGATTTGGATCGTGAAATGTGAAGAATTATAGAACTGAAACACATTGACGACAACGAGAAATGGACGTTGTACAATCAAGTTCTTCAAAGAtatttaaaagtgataaatcgATTTCGTGAACCTGTAACAATACCAATGATTGAAACAGgtgaaaaagaaaatgttgatgttgaaaataataagttaataGCAGCCGATCatcttaacaaaaattttctaaaatcgtTACCGAAAACTTTACAagctaataattaattataatcatTGACCTTATGAAAAGTGGTACTAGTAGTAGTAGACTGTCTGCTGAACCGACTGGttggaaaaatttttcacaaattttatctaaaatcaaCGTACCACGTGCGTTTATTGTTAATCCAAAACGAATGCAGTATATAAACGAAAACATACGTGAGAAACGACAAGAAACACCACAACCATCATCTTCATCATCTTacacttaatcataagaaaataactccaaaaaattgcttgtcaatgatgaaaattttgttgaatcaatttgtaaagttttctatatttttcccgatatcttctgaaagGTTAGTCGTAGTGATccgattcttgcagatttagattccgccggtcattctacgttagaaacacttaatcataagaaaataactccaaaaaattgcttgtcaatgatgaaaattttgttgaatcaatttgtaaagttttctatatttttcccgatatcttctgaaagGTTAGTCGTAGTGATccgattcttgcagatttagattccgccggtcattctacgttagaaacacttaatcataagaaaataactccaaaaaattgcttgtcaatgataaaaatttagttgaatcaatttgtaaagttttctctatttttgccgatatcttctgaacggttagtcgtagtgaTCTGATTCTGGCAGATTtggattttcattaaaaaaattcaaaaaaaaaaaactaaaagttgtagagcactgcggtttgttccattgaattctacagctcattctacatattatatcaatttttcacaaaaattaaaaatttaaaattttttgtgaaaagttttattcaacaaaaaaattcataactcgaaaactaaaagtcgtagagcaatgcggtttgttccattgaattcagcggctcattttctgtgttataccaacttttcacgagatttaaaattttcagtttttttgctaaaatttcctgagtaatacccttaccttcaaagaggtgaaaaaaaaattacggcgaaactattagagttatcgagaaacggaaaaatggagaataaccggaataaaaaactctacaaaatggcataggactcaaagcGATTTCtcgccaaaaaaattttcaattttcaaacgccgattacgcccaaattaaaaaagctagaagaaaacgcttttttagatcggaaagagcacatcaaaatctataagatagaatcggtttcatttgattttgagacactttaaaaatttttaaaaatttctaacgggggggtgtaaaattttttttattttttttattttctcatttacggctaaactattctaaaaagtggaactattttgatccatacctatgcaaaatgatccggggaatcgattggcatcaagaaaattgccaaattcctaatagttttttagttatgaatttttgagtatatgatctaattttcgcttttatttgcattctctcgaaaactataagtcggacaacaataatcttttttgcaaatgatagatcattaaaagggctttccaacgatgctacacttcatggggttatctcgaatagttccggagctattgctcgagaaatgttccgggtacccaaaatcgacaaaaactgcgacgaaaattgaaaaaatcaaacatcaaaaaatcgaacatatggactttttgtggacttctaacaacttttgtgggttgttaagacatgtagagtccataaaaatctactggagtgagtttaaaaaaaatattttttttcacctctttgaaggtgaaatttgagcaaaaaaattgaaaattttaaattgcgtgaaaaattagtataatagagaaaaaaagccgctgaatccaacggaacaaaccgcactgctctacgacttttattcgagttatgaatttttttaatgaataaaatttttcactaagacAAATGgccaccctaaatttaggcaaaaaattttaaatttctaattcttgtgaaaaatcgatataatatgtaaaatgagccgtagaattcaatcgaacaaaccgcaatgctctacgacttttagttttttttttatgaatttttttagtgaaaaactttgatcgcctctgtagccggaaccgttgcccggagcggctccgggtttggtcgaaaaaatagaaacgagAATGTCGCATTAGCACAAACagaaaaagtaattattaacATCCTCTTCAATAAAGTTGTCAACAAAGTATAAAAGGCGCATGAAGatcaaatatttgaatatttcaatttgaattcaaaaagaaaaaaataagagaagTTTCTATAAGAAATCAATCTGAGTATgctgttttgaaaaaacttagtGGTGAACAGAATTAAAAACTTCTGGTTTGttgcaaaaacaattttgttgcaGAGACACAAATGACCAGAGTTGTAAAGGACGTAGCAGAGACGTTGGGAGGAGATGTGAAGCAAACCGAGACAGAATTATTGATGAAGCTTTTAAAGACGTCTGAAGAGGGCAAAGCGTCTAATTTAGTGTTTAGGGCGTTGAAAACAAAACTTGGAACGAGTTATACCAGAGGGATTTAAAGCTGGCTGTTACTCACCCTCCTAGCAATTATTTCCAACAGATGATCTTGTGGACCGAACAGGGGAAAATATGGAAATTTCCCATTGATAACGAACAAGGTTGCGCCTAATTTGTTAAGTATCGTgtcatatttataattttagggCTTGATGAGGAAAAGAAAGTTTACTTTACCGAGCACGTGTTTCTTGAGAAGTATTTAGAGCCTTGGTGTCCTCAAAAGGGGCCCTTGAGGCATTTCATGGAGTTGGTCTGTGTCGGACTTTCGAAAAATCCATACTTGACAGTTGACGCCAAACGGGAACATATCGAGTGgttcaaaaactattttgaagaGAAGAAACAATTATTGAAAGAAGTTGGGGCACTACAAGACAGAGAGTTGGCCCAAACACTTAAATCTGGATGTGGAGTGAAAGGGGGCAATGGTCTGACCCCATAACATCACTATGTATTATGTTATCGCAAACGTTGTCCACAAATCTTTGGGAGACTAAGAAATAATCCAAGCgcctgaaaaatttaatattaaaactagATATCGcacagtattattattttaccatCCAACGTTGTTAGGTCtggcatttctcatgtagatCCAGAAAGTGTAAGCTTTTTCCTTCTCGGGATATAAGTGGCGATAAATATCAACATAACCGTTTCCAAGAAAAGCAGTCATGCCGTCACGTTCCTCCACTGAAAACCCAGCACTATTGGTGTTGGTTTTGGGATTAGCCAAGTCAATCTCTTTGTGTGCCACGTTCATATCCCCACAAATTATGACTGGTTTTTGGGagtccaaatttttaataaacttctcGAATTGTTCGTTCCAATCTAAACGTTTTGGCAAGGTGACTAAATTTCGACCTGTTAATAAATGCGAATGAATTACTTACTGTTCGATCGTTGgtgtgaaaataatgaatataaATTCGATACAAACCCGACAcatcaaacttttatttaaaaaacaaaaacaatgccTTTGGTTAACTTAAGACGATAGTAACATACAAACTAATTTAAGAGAAATGTACCAAATACATTATTCTTTACGTCACATCTTCGATAAATCTCTCATACaaaagcttttaaataaaatatttgagactTGGTCGATTCAAATACGCGTAAgcctttaaattaaaatttggaggagatatttgaaattttgaaacaaattacTGTAAAAAACGTTGCATCAACCCGTGAGAAGGTTGTTCAAGattgttcaaaatatttaagtaaGAGCTAggaaaaatactttaaataaaaattgtgaagcATACAATCAGAATGAggcgaaaaattattattacattaattcaaaaatagaatacttttttctctttccttaagcgaaaaataaagacgtttttattaaaaaaaaccgcgagattttgctaaaactgacaaaaaacaactaaatttgtttgatcAAATGATCATGGCAtcattttacctttttacaaGGGATTTAGCATGTTTTTGGCCCTGTCAGGcaaatgttttgaaaaatatcggcaaaaatacaCCGAAAAGTATTCGAAAATTGTGTTATGTTTgcctttttttgtgtttaaaggtgaataatttttttcgaacgtTCTATCAAGTTTATCAGGCAAAAACGCCAGTATTTGGAAGAGTTTCCTCAAAAATGTGTTGCTCACTCGActtatattttcatttataaaatgaTACCATCTTGTAGTAACAttatcagttaaaaaaaaaatagtttgattGAACAATGCATCAATTCATCATAAAATACAGTCCACAGTTAATCATAAACAAAGCATTGTCAATGACAAATGTCAATTTCAATGACAAATCGTAAGATATCCGGCTCGAAGAACCAAAAAATGTGgctgtattttattacgaaTTGACACAATGTTAAATCAActctgttttttattgttattttttgtttatttattttttttataaattaaaatataaatctaATGCGCaacgtaagcaaaaataaaattaatgtttaaaatgaagggtttttgtattttcgaGTAAGAAGGCCACGGACTTTTACTTAATCCTTAGTATAAGGGcattctaaaaattaagaaaaatctgaacatatgtcaaaaatgaaggccaAGGACTTTTACTTAATCCTTAGTATAAGCGCcttctaaaaattaagaaaaatctgaACATAAGTCAAAAATCTACTTAGAAGACCTGTTGTTCCAAAACAATTCGGATcaacaaattattgacgaaTAATATATAACTCAGATTGaggagaaaaattattaaattagttcaaaaattttgtactaaaaagtTCGCGAAATGTGGCTAAAAGTAGCGGAAAACCACtgaatttatttgattatGACAATATTTCGCCTTTTTTCAAGCGGTTAGTATAATCCTTGGTGTAAACACGTtctaaaaactagaaaaaaagttggaCAACTGTGGTTTAGGtcaacataaataattattgccttttttattgtttcaacaAGTATTTTACGAgatttcacaaaaatcatACTAAATTCAATTGTTCCTAAACTTTTATTGTCTtctaaaaattcacaaatcgGAAAAGTCAGCAGCCTTCGTAACCTTCTATAGTCTTGACTTCTTCTGGTAATTTATATACAGCGCACTTAGTCTCTTGAATACAAAGTATATCTGGTTTGTCATACTTCAAGATATCAAGGCATCCCTTCTTTAACCAGCTTCTTAATCCGTCTACATTCCACGTAGTGATATGAAAGTTGGGAGCTTTTCCTTTCGGGGATTTCGTAGtgcatttgaaatttatattttcccaattaGTTACTGTCGAATTTTTAGGCCCCTTTGTACTTTGTACAAACTCTCTCTTAGTAGCAAGACCTGTGCGTGTTTGAGGTTTTTTCGCTTCTTCCACTTGGGTTTCTTCTTTATTTCCACTGTCTGCCTTCTTGGCAGTTTTACCCTATAAAGTTTTGTGTTATTCTTCAAATTCTATTacaagtgaaaaataaaataccttAGTTTTCTCTGCCTTAGGTTCCTCCTTACTTTCAGCACTTACGGGCTAGAACAGATCTTAATttgtaaaacaattaaaacttgGTGGcaatatactcacttctgctttattgcgttttgtaatttttttttcatctgttccgtttgtaacttcagctggttcagcaggtggtactttagtattttccttcttggaagatgtagcctaaaaaagttaaattattgtaaaatatttagaactgaaccacactttttttgtggaaattatcacaaaaattcacttcaagtaaaatataaataccttgttttcccatgctttaggtgcaacagtttcctcgacattttcaacgcttacaggctaaaatacacttcataaaacaaaaaagacttggtggcaacatatactcacttctgctttattgcgttttgtaatttttttttcatctgttccgtttgtaacttcagctggttcagcaggtggtactttagtattttccttcttggaagatgtagcctaaaaaagttaaattattgtaaaatatttagaactgaaccacacttttttttgtggaaattatcacaaaaattcatttcaagtaaaatataaataccttgttttcccatgctttaggtgcaacagtttcctcgacattt is a genomic window containing:
- the LOC135265599 gene encoding small ribosomal subunit protein mS31-like; this encodes MILWTEQGKIWKFPIDNEQGLDEEKKVYFTEHVFLEKYLEPWCPQKGPLRHFMELVCVGLSKNPYLTVDAKREHIEWFKNYFEEKKQLLKEVGALQDRELAQTLKSGCGVKGGNGLTP